The sequence TATTTTTTGTTCATAAGCTAATCTGTTTATTATTTCTATAGTAAATTTTTTCATAATGAATAGAATGAAATTTAACAACCTAACTAACAAAATAAATATAGAGTAATCTAATAATGAACATTGAATGCATGAGTTTATGACAATAAAAATCAACGATACTATTTCTGATAGGAATAATTTGAAATGTTTAGATGACAAAAATTTACATAACATGATGTATCGTTGATAACAAAATATTTATATTAATTGCAGTTGTATATTTTGATATAGACATCTTTATTAAGGGGAAGGTATACGTTAGCTATTAGTAAAAGGTAGCGATTAAGTAAATGTATTTAAGTATTATTAATGTTATTTTATACAGCAGGAATTTTTACTTTTGATATTTATTAGGCTTTATTAAGGTCGGTTATTTATTGTATGATAAATGTTAATAATATGTGTAATAAAAATACCCTTTATATAAAGGGTATTTTTAAAGTAGAGAAAGAACACTTAGATTAAAAAATCGTCTAATTTTTTACCTTTTTGTTCCATCGCTTTTTTAATGACAGCTGGTGTACGACCTTGACCGGTCCAGGTTTTAATTTCACCATTTTCATCTTTATATTGATATTTAGCTGGTCTTGCAGCGCGCTTAGTACGGCTGGATGTTTTTGAAGGAGCCTTTGCAGTAACTAGATCATCTAGACTGAGTCCTTCCCCTTCAAGTAATTTAATATATTTTGCAATTTTTTGACTATGAACTTCTAATTGAGCTCTCTCTTGTTTATCACTTTCGATTCGATCTTCTACAACGGTTTTGAATTTATCATATATTTCTTGCAATGATTCTAACGGTGTTTCTCTTGCTATAGCACGTAAGGTACGAATGTTATTTAATGATTTAAAATATTTCAATGAATCGCTCATTTTCCTGGTCTCGAATTAAAATGAATGTTGGCTGATGTCTACTAATAATAGAATGCTATTTTATTTTCTGCAATAGTGAAGTTACAAAATAAGGTTAAATTTATTGTTTTGTTAAACTTAAACTTCTTTGCAAAAGCAATATAAGCTTTTACTAGAA is a genomic window of Arsenophonus apicola containing:
- a CDS encoding H-NS family histone-like protein, whose amino-acid sequence is MSDSLKYFKSLNNIRTLRAIARETPLESLQEIYDKFKTVVEDRIESDKQERAQLEVHSQKIAKYIKLLEGEGLSLDDLVTAKAPSKTSSRTKRAARPAKYQYKDENGEIKTWTGQGRTPAVIKKAMEQKGKKLDDFLI